One region of Ostrinia nubilalis chromosome 14, ilOstNubi1.1, whole genome shotgun sequence genomic DNA includes:
- the LOC135078115 gene encoding uncharacterized protein LOC135078115, with the protein MHEQDGDTEPAHHARRPMNAFLIFCKRHRSVVRDKYPNLENRSITKILGEWWANLDKEEKACYTGLAKQYKDAFFSANPDFKWYKLPAPPLRTLSSRPREPNEKQIESPISEYHEAELEKTNNNSTKVDFNKKTNEHVYENETKPLSMFTPGKLADEAQMGGLSSLLATKTETKTPNPYYSPHCLKYNAISTPNEFRSHNILERAKAKGAANEESIRELQNELTETTKVFVEEGFSEEKGGLYQYSVANDQFTNQDVINQIVDKRYSKDEDYGYQRNWSDDERNSRSGRSCKGKRYQEFMAVGGLIVNKRQKRDINDKLPDEGYSASCSWESGNHRGEEHNSLSEMSIESETKNDTVEAPESDNNANKTFKAADFDLDAKIRALPSLSLEKFQQKKRENKRKKKTLSLKPKALESSHIVNSVPRSILDDRREMAESWRDSVIGSQKRKPRKVSITRFELKGLYSTMENSESHKISPEIKIATEAPCTVVQSMEICKQPQHSNVTQDLLALATLAEVAANTSKIEGSSITDTMTAKASDENASMV; encoded by the exons ATGCACGAGCAGGACGGAGATACGGAGCCGGCGCACCACGCGCGTCGGCCCATGAACGCATTCCTTATATTCTGCAAACGTCACCGAAGCGTCGTCCGCGACAAATATCCTAATCTTGAAAATCG GTCTATAACCAAAATTCTTGGAGAGTGGTGGGCTAACTTGGATAAAGAAGAGAAAGCTTGCTACACAGGTCTTGCGAAACAG TACAAAGACGCATTCTTCAGTGCCAATCCTGACTTCAAATGGTACAAATTACCTGCGCCCCCGCTCCGCACACTCTCCTCTCGGCCGAGAGAACCGAACGAGAAACAAATAGAATCCCCCATCAGCGAATATCATGAAGCTGAATtagaaaaaacaaataataactcAACTAAAGTAGACTTCAACAAAAAGACCAATGAGCACGTAtacgaaaacgaaactaaaccgttGTCAATGTTTACTCCAGGCAAGTTGGCAGATGAAGCCCAAATGGGAGGCCTCAGCAGTCTCCTGGCCACTAAGACTGAAACCAAAACTCCGAACCCTTACTATTCACCTCACTGTCTTAAATATAATGCGATCTCAACCCCAAACGAATTCAGATCTCACAACATATTAGAAAGGGCTAAAGCAAAAGGAGCTGCCAACGAGGAAAGCATACGTGAACTTCAAAATGAACTCACAGAAACCACAAAGGTATTCGTAGAAGAAGGCTTTAGTGAGGAAAAGGGAGGATTGTATCAGTACAGTGTCGCCAACGACCAATTTACTAACCAAGATGTGATAAACCAAATAGTTGATAAAAGGTATTCTAAAGACGAAGATTACGGTTATCAGAGAAATTGGTCAGATGACGAAAGGAACTCAAGATCTGGGCGGTCGTGCAAAGGAAAGCGTTACCAGGAATTCATGGCTGTGGGGGGATTGATCGTGAATAAGAGGCAAAAGCGAGACATCAACGACAAATTGCCAGACGAGGGCTACAGCGCGTCCTGTAGCTGGGAATCTGGCAATCACCGTGGCGAGGAGCACAATTCGCTTAGCGAGATGTCAATCGAGAGCGAAACAAAAAACGACACCGTAGAAGCACCTGAATCAGACAATAATGCAAACAAGACTTTCAAGGCTGCCGACTTTGATTTGGACGCTAAAATAAGAGCGTTACCCTCACTCAGTCTGGAGAAGTTTCAACAGAAAAAGCGCGAGAACAAACGCAAGAAGAAAACTCTCAGTCTCAAGCCTAAAGCGCTGGAATCCTCGCATATAGTCAATTCGGTTCCTAGGTCTATTCTAGACGATAGGCGTGAAATGGCCGAGAGCTGGCGCGACTCCGTCATCGGCAGTCAAAAACGCAAGCCGAGGAAAGTGAGCATAACCAGGTTCGAATTAAAGGGTTTGTATTCGACCATGGAGAACAGTGAATCGCATAAAATAAGCCCCGAAATCAAGATTGCGACTGAGGCGCCTTGCACGGTCGTCCAGAGCATGGAAATCTGCAAACAACCCCAGCATAGCAACGTCACGCAGGACCTATTAGCTCTTGCGACGCTGGCTGAAGTCGCCGCCAACACCTCGAAGATCGAAGGTTCATCCATCACAGACACCATGACCGCCAAAGCAAGCGATGAAAACGCTTCCATGGTATGA
- the LOC135078111 gene encoding uncharacterized protein LOC135078111 has protein sequence MDRIKFKVNGEEHSVGGEVSSDVMLLDYIRSYLELRGTKYNCREGGCGACIVSAATSPGETPKAVNSCLVSITSCQDWEITTIEKVGNRGDGYHPIQKTIAENNGTQCGYCTPGWVMAMYSLAQNKKDLTKLEIEKSFGSNICRCTGYRPILDGLKKFAVDADDNKIADIEDLYICKKSNKPCTKTCGEEDWCVISGKSGVMDDDVIKIELKDNKKWYKVTEISQIFDILSSEGEDSYMLVAGNTAKGAFPIDEYPSCLIDITGISELKGYQIDQNLNIGANTTLTETMEIFEIVSDEEYFSYLKKLHDHLQLVAHIPVRNLGTIAGNLMTKHKHRSFASDVFLLLETVDAYVTIVDSQGSRESMNILDFLATDMTGKILYNIMLPPLNDDEYKLATFKIMPRSQNAHAIVNAGFQYKVKSDNTVEDARIVFGGISSTFTRAFETEEYLVGKKLFENDTLQGAIKKLDQEVVAVENLPEPSPEYRKQLAIALFYKGLLTLCPEDKIKAKYRSGAKKLHESRPVSQGRQEFSTDPKLYPLNEPIMKVEAMIQCAGEAKYTDDLPSLPYELYSALVLSTVGQGEIESIDPSEALAIPGVEAFYSAKDIPGENSFQLLGEIVFVKGEEVFCSKEIKYYNQPLGIIVAETTALAERAAKKVKVTYTNVRKPLIDIKEAKEDKSRYNLFLPLPNIGRGLLNHKEFKSNYTIYGQYHFPMETIVSISRPSEDGLAVYSSSQWMDAVQYTTAKALNIDHNRVDVFTNRLGGGFGLKITRSTLGAVACSIAAFMLNKPVRLVQSMSSVTRALGKRLPCSTDVEVKVSKSGRVQYMTYNLFEDNGHVTSEIISAIGVDVYNNCYKSLWWDYKCYNARTDTAKNSYCRAPASLENIVSAEHIMEQISYELSLDPYDVRMTNLNTLLFGDVKTMGEELKERAEYTERRAAVDKFNAENRWKKRGLRWAFMRYTPLSPAGYEVNMVICHGDGSVVINHGGIELGQGINTKAIQICAHFFNISVDKIKVKGHNTLTAPNSIFTSSSITSQSVGMGVEKCCKELLLRLAPIRILLLNPSWEKLIKQAHFLRVDLRARTFVNDILSPIFFVYGVTLSEVEVDILTGESEIVRVDLYEDVGRSVSPEIDVGQVEGAFIFGLGYWTSEKLVYDKENGELKSDRSWNYHVPQARDIPQDFRVYFREKSYSAAIVLGAKVTGEPATCMAVSVPFAMREAVASARKDAGIATTEWFPIDGPYTTEQLCMSSGTKYEHYKLM, from the exons ATGGATAGAATAAAATTCAAAGTGAACGGGGAAGAACATTCAG TGGGTGGTGAAGTGAGCTCCGATGTAATGCTCCTGGACTACATCCGGAGCTACCTAGAACTACGTGGCACAAAGTACAATTGTCGAGAGGGTGGCTGTGGTGCCTGCATTGTCTCTGCAGCCACTAGTCCTGGGGAGACTCCTAAAGCTGTCAACTCG TGTTTAGTGTCAATTACATCATGTCAAGACTGGGAAATCACGACGATTGAAAAAGTGGGAAACAGGGGTGATGGGTACCATCCGATCCAGAAAACTATTGCAGAAAATAATGGGACCCAGTGTGGATATTGCACACCTGGCTGGGTTATGGCTATGTACAG TCTCGCTCAAAACAAGAAAGATTTGACGAAATTGGAGATAGAAAAGTCTTTCGGCAGCAATATCTGCAGGTGTACTGGATACAGGCCAATTTTAGATGGCTTGAAGAAGTTCGCAGTCGATGCGGATGACAATAAAATTGCTGATATAGAAGATTTGTATATTTGCAAGAAAAGCAATAAGCCATGTACTAAAACTTGTGGAGAAGAAGACTGGTGTGTTATTTCTGGCAAGAGTGGCGTAATGGACGACGATGTGATTAAAATAGAActtaaagataataaaaaatggTATAAAGTAACTGAGATCTCCCAAATATTTGATATTCTGAGCAGCGAAGGCGAGGATTCTTATATGTTAGTGGCAGGAAATACAGCTAAAG GTGCGTTTCCTATTGATGAATATCCCAGTTGCTTAATTGACATAACTGGAATATCCGAGTTAAAAGGTTATCAAATTGATCAAAACTTAAATATTGGCGCTAACACAACACTGACCGAGACCATGGAAATTTTCGAAATAGTATCTGATGAAGAATATTTCAGTTATCTAAAAAAGCTACACGATCATTTACAATTGGTTGCTCATATACCCGTAAGAAAC TTGGGAACTATCGCTGGAAATTTAATGACGAAACATAAGCATCGGAGTTTTGCATCTGATGTTTTTCTCTTATTAGAAACTGTTGATGCATATGTGACTATTG TGGATTCACAAGGATCTAGAGAATCCATGAACATATTAGATTTCTTGGCAACAGACATGACTGGAAAGATACTGTATAACATAATGTTGCCTCCATTAAACGACGACGAGTACAAACTAGCAACGTTTAAG ATAATGCCTCGATCTCAAAACGCGCATGCGATAGTCAATGCTGGTTTCCAGTATAAAGTAAAATCTGACAACACAGTGGAAGACGCCAGGATTGTGTTTGGTGGTATATCTTCAACATTTACACGAGCATTTGAAACAGAGGAATATTTAGTGGGAAAAAAACTTTTTGAGAACGATACGTTGCAAGGAGCTATTAAAAAGTTGGACCAAGAAGTTGTTGCAGTTGAAAATTTGCCAGAACCTTCTCCTGAGTACAGAAAACAATTAGCAATAGCTCTATTTTACAAG GGATTATTGACATTATGTCCTgaagataaaataaaagcaaaataccGTTCTGGAGCGAAAAAACTTCACGAGTCACGGCCCGTGTCGCAGGGACGACAAGAGTTCAGCACTGATCCGAAATTATACCCTCTTAATGAGCCAATAATGAAGGTGGAAGCTATG atTCAATGTGCGGGAGAAGCAAAGTATACGGATGATTTGCCATCACTCCCTTACGAATTATATTCTGCACTTGTATTAAGTACAGTGGGACAAGGGGAGATAGAGTCTATAGATCCAAGTGAAGCTCTG gcAATTCCTGGAGTGGAAGCGTTTTACTCAGCCAAAGACATTCCCGGCGAGAATTCATTTCAGTTATTAGGTGAAATCGTATTCGTAAAAGGAGAAGAAGTATTTTGTagtaaagaaattaaatactaCAACCAGCCTTTAGGTATTATTGTTGCTGAAACAACGGCATTAGCAGAAAGAGCAGCTAAGAAAGTAAAAGTTACATACACCAATGTTAGAAAGCCTTTGATCGATATCAAGGAAGCTAAAGAAGATAAATCAAGATACAACCTGTTCTTGCCGCTCCCTAACATAGGTAGAGGTCTTCTTAATCACAAAGAGTTTAAATCTAACTACACGATTTACGGACAATACCATTTCCCAATGGAAACGATTGTGAGTATAAGCCGACCTTCGGAAGACGGTCTAGCTGTTTATTCGTCGAGCCAATGGATGGATGCTGTACAGTATACGACAGCTAAAGCTTTGAACATTGATCATAATAG GGTGGATGTCTTTACTAACCGTCTTGGAGGTGGTTTTGGATTGAAAATAACTCGCAGCACTTTGGGGGCAGTCGCTTGTAGCATTGCAGCGTTTATGCTGAACAAGCCAGTCCGTTTGGTTCAGTCCATGAGCTCTGTCACGAGAGCTTTGGGAAAAAGGCTACCTTGTTCCACTGATGTTGAG gTGAAGGTTAGTAAGAGCGGTCGTGTGCAATACATGACTTACAACCTCTTTGAAGATAATGGTCATGTTACCAGTGAAATAATATCAGCAATTGGAGTAGACGTATACAACAATTGTTACAAAAGCCTATGGTGGGACTACAAATGTTATAACGCTAGAACTGACACAGCTAAAAATTCATACTGCAGAGCACCAG CTTCATTAGAAAACATTGTTAGCGCAGAACACATCATGGAGCAAATTTCCTATGAGCTATCCCTTGACCCCTATGACGTACGCATGACTAACTTAAACACACTATTATTTGGCGATGTCAAAACCATGGGAGAAGAATTGAAAGAAAGGGCAGAATACACGGAAAGAAGAGCCGCTGTTGATAAGTTCAATGCTGAAAATAGATGGAAGAAGCGAGGCTTGCGGTGGGCTTTTATGAGATACACGCCTCTTAGTCCAGCCGGCTACGAGGTGAACATGGTAATATGCCATGGAGACGGTTCCGTGGTAATCAACCATGGTGGTATAGAGTTGGGCCAAGGCATAAACACGAAAGCTATCCAGATTTGTGCTCACTTCTTCAACATTTCGgttgataaaataaaagtgaAAGGGCACAATACTCTTACAGCGCCCAACAGTATTTTTACTAGCAGCAGTATAACATCGCAGAGCGTGGGAATGGGAGTCGAGAAATGCTGTAAGGAGTTACTGCTTCGTTTGGCACCAATTAGAATTTTATTGCTTAATCCCTCTTGGGAGAAATTGATAAAACAGGCACATTTCCTTAGAGTGGATTTACGAGCCCGAACATTCGTCAATGATATTTTATCTCCGATATTCTTCGTATATGGGGTAACATTGTCTGAGGTGGAAGTGGACATACTGACTGGGGAGTCTGAGATAGTTAGGGTCGATTTGTATGAAGATGTCGGCAGGAGTGTCAGCCCCGAAATTGATGTTGGACAA GTGGAAGGTGCATTCATTTTCGGCCTAGGTTATTGGACATCTGAAAAACTGGTTTACGATAAAGAAAACGGCGAATTGAAATCAGATCGTTCTTGGAACTACCACGTCCCTCAAGCCAGGGACATCCCGCAGGACTTCAGGGTATATTTCCGGGAGAAATCTTACAGCGCGGCTATTGTTTTAGGAGCTAAAG TGACTGGTGAGCCAGCTACCTGCATGGCTGTATCCGTTCCTTTCGCTATGAGAGAAGCCGTGGCCTCTGCAAGAAAAGACGCTGGCATCGCAACAACAGAGTGGTTCCCAATAG acGGACCATACACTACCGAGCAGCTATGCATGTCATCTGGTACAAAATATGAACATTATAAGTTAATGTAA